Genomic segment of Nostoc sp. TCL240-02:
ATTATCCTCCTCCAAAGTCGTTACATAACATCTTGGTGTTTGAATTAAGTCGGTGTCAATAAAATCAACTGGTGCTTGAGGAGTGTATGGACGTACCGCAAATCAGAAATTGTAGAGTAGCGGCTTGTCATTAAAGATCGCACCACTGCTAAATTCCAGAAAACTCCAACTTTTAGGATGTGCAATACCCTGTTTATTGGGTACTTTCCTAATTTACATTAATTTACCAAAAGTGGTGATGGGCGATCGCTTATCACCATGAGTATAAATTGCTTTTGTTAAGCCAGTAACAGAGTGCAGTTTAATTAAGCTGGTGTTAATAAAATCAGTTGCTGCTGAAGAAGCATTCTTACTCCATCTAATCCCAGTTGCCCACCTGCCAAAATTTCTGCCACTGTAGAATTAGCATCACATTTTTGCATAAATTCAAACTCTGGTACAGATAAATTAACAATCTGGTAATTGTAATTAAAGAAGCATTGACTAGGAAATCCTTCAAGACAAGGATTAAGTTCGGGAATTGCTGCCAATAAAGCATTATCGTCTGACCAATCAGCTTTGGTCAAGGGAGGACGACCGAGGAAAAACTCGTAATGAGTTACTTCTGGATCTAGTAATTCTATCAGGCGATAAAGCTGGCGATCACTTAATCCTTTTGCCCGTTCTACTAACTCTGGTGCTTTGCCCAAAAGCCTCTCCAAATCCCAGAAACTCGGATTTGAGAAACCAATAAACTCCAATCCCGAAGCATCAATTAATTCAAACAGCGTCTCAATGTTGTAGTCAATTTCTTGGGGATGAACGTACATATCAGCAAAGTGTTCATCCTTGTGATTTTCTAATGACCAACGCTGCTTTTCGTATTTGACAATTCGGTTATTTTCTGGTAAGGAAGCGAATATTTTTCGCCCGACTTCGACACCATCGCGGTAGTCGCCTTTTTTGTCACCTTGAAGAAGTGCGATCGCTTTTTGCATGAGTTGAATTTCCCAGCGTCCCAATTCCCCATACACAAAAATGTGCATCAAGCCGCCTGGGGCTAACTTCTTCGCCAAAGCTTGAATACCACGAATTGGATCAAGGGTATGATGCAAAACGCCAACACAGTTAATTAAATCAAACTCACCTGGTAACTGTTCCACATCAAACAAGCTGAGGTGATGAAACTCAACGCGGGTAGCCCCTGAACGCTGACAACGTTCTTTTGCTACATCTAAAGCACCAGTACTGAGATCAATTCCCACAACAGAAGCCTGGGGGTTGAGGTGAACCAAGTACTCTGTACTTACACCAGTACCGCAACCTGCATCTAAAATCCGAATATCTTGCCTTTGGGGTTTTTGACCTGTGCAGAAATTATGAGCGGCTAGCCAATTCCAGCGCCAGTTATAGCCTGGAGGTGGTTCATCCAACAAAGCTTCCGGCGGAAAGGGATATGTATTGTAGAGTTTGGCAACAGCAGCACTAACAGTTTGAGAATCGGACATGATGAGGAATAACGCAGCATTTCTGAGTTTAGCGGATAGTGGCTGATTAGAGCAAAGATTACTATTGCTTACTTTCTGCTATTTATCCAACAGCAAAGTCAGTAAATTGGCGTTTATAAGGAGCGTAAAATCCTAATACAATATCTTCTTTAGGTACACCAGCAGCAACTAATTCGTTAGCGATACCGATTTCTGTACCATCTCTTTGTATCCAAATTTTTTGTCTTTGATATCAACGTGAATGATAACTCCATAAATTCTTCGTTGTTCTTTCCAGCCAATATTTAAGACTTGATAATGATGGCGTTCTGCGTCAAACAATAATTGAATTTCTGTGCCATTAGCTACGTCGTTAGCAAAATGGTTACTTAAAATCTCTTGAATAATTTGAAAGTAATTTTTTCCTTCCATAAAACAATGTCCTGACTTAAGGAATTAAATATTAAAAGTTTAAGAGTTTGACAACAGCAGCACTAACGGTTTGGGAGTCTGACATTTCAAAAGCAATATTACAGCAATTCTGAGTTTAGCGAATGCGGAACACTTCAGGTATACAGATAATTGCGATCGCCATCAACCCATATATTTTAGGTAGGGAAGTTGTTTCAGTAAAAGCACTAGTGTTTAAGTATCTCTTAGCTTGTTTAAACCAGATAAAGGTGAGTTTATCAATGAAACAACTTTTATCACCTCAACACATGCAGTGAAAGAAATGCAGGTAGAGGTTATCTGCGAAAAACAAGAGTTTATTTGTGCTTCCACTGATGGACTGGAAAAAGTAGCAATTCGCTTGAGCGACTGGAAACCTTTCTCACCTTTCTTTAAACCTTTGGAGGAATATTTACACGAAACTGTTAATCCAAAGGAAGATAAATATCTGACGGAATTCCTTAACTCTGAGCGGCTAAATTCTCGCACTGACGATGATAAAACTTTACTTTTGTGCTTGTTTGATAGAGAGTAAAATTCGATGACAGTTCTCACCTGTGCTAGTACGGGAAAATCAATTACTCCATTCACATTTCTGGCTATGTTTTGGGTGACATCAAGCAGCAAAATATTCTTGTTAACGATCGTGCCTTACCTTCAATTATTGATACTGATTCTTTTCAGGTTCGGAATCCGGTAAATGGCAAGATTTATCGCTGTCCAGTTGGTTCACCAGACTATACACCACCGGAACTGATTGATAAAGATTTTTCTAATGATTTACAACCAATCAGAGTTTGATTTACGCTGTGAGTGGGGCGCACAAGGAGTTGCTCAACTTGCTCCCATAAGTGATGTAGTTGTGATAGTTGATATTCTCTCTTTTTCCACGTGCGTGGAAATTGCCACCAACAAAGGCGCAATCATTTTTCCCTACGCATATAAAGATGAATCAGCCATAGATTACGCCAAGTCAGTGCAAGCAGAGTTAGCAAGTCAGAGACAACGTTGGACTACAACTGGATATTCCCTTTCGCCAAAATCGGTGGCTGAAATTCTTGCTGGAACTAGACTAGTTTTACCCTCACCTAATGGTTCTTTTCTAACCTTACATACAGGAAATACACCAACTTTGGCTGGTTGCTTACGAAATTGCCAAGCTGTAGCGGAGTTTGCTCAAAAGTATGGCGATAAAATCGCTGTGATTCCTGCTGGTGAGAGGTGGAAAGAAGATGGTAGCCTAGGTCCTGCATTTGAAGATTTAATCGGTGCTGGGGCAATTCTCAGTTATTTACATGGCAGTTTATCACCAGAGGCAGAAGTTGCTGTGGCAACATTTCAAGCTTTTCAGCAAGATTTACTGGGGTACTTGAAAAAATGCAGTTCGGGTAAAGAGTTGATTGAAAAAGGTTTTGAGTCAGATGTTGAACTGTCTGCCGCCTACAATGTTAGTGATTGCGTACCTTGGTTTACTGATAATGCTTATGTAAATTCCAGGCTACACAAGTAATTAAAGGTCGCACTGATTAGTTTGGCAATATTTGGCATTATCTATAAACTCTTGCAACTTATTTAAGGAAATTATCTGAAATGATGTCCCATCCTGCACCGCTGCAGTGATGTAAGCAAACTTTTGACCGCGATAATACTGATCACGTCCAATTTTCGTAACATACCTAGACTTCTGGAAGTCATTAGAAATATT
This window contains:
- a CDS encoding protein phosphatase 2C domain-containing protein is translated as MFKPDKGEFINETTFITSTHAVKEMQVEVICEKQEFICASTDGLEKVAIRLSDWKPFSPFFKPLEEYLHETVNPKEDKYLTEFLNSERLNSRTDDDKTLLLCLFDRE
- a CDS encoding 2-phosphosulfolactate phosphatase produces the protein MIYNQSEFDLRCEWGAQGVAQLAPISDVVVIVDILSFSTCVEIATNKGAIIFPYAYKDESAIDYAKSVQAELASQRQRWTTTGYSLSPKSVAEILAGTRLVLPSPNGSFLTLHTGNTPTLAGCLRNCQAVAEFAQKYGDKIAVIPAGERWKEDGSLGPAFEDLIGAGAILSYLHGSLSPEAEVAVATFQAFQQDLLGYLKKCSSGKELIEKGFESDVELSAAYNVSDCVPWFTDNAYVNSRLHK
- a CDS encoding class I SAM-dependent methyltransferase is translated as MSDSQTVSAAVAKLYNTYPFPPEALLDEPPPGYNWRWNWLAAHNFCTGQKPQRQDIRILDAGCGTGVSTEYLVHLNPQASVVGIDLSTGALDVAKERCQRSGATRVEFHHLSLFDVEQLPGEFDLINCVGVLHHTLDPIRGIQALAKKLAPGGLMHIFVYGELGRWEIQLMQKAIALLQGDKKGDYRDGVEVGRKIFASLPENNRIVKYEKQRWSLENHKDEHFADMYVHPQEIDYNIETLFELIDASGLEFIGFSNPSFWDLERLLGKAPELVERAKGLSDRQLYRLIELLDPEVTHYEFFLGRPPLTKADWSDDNALLAAIPELNPCLEGFPSQCFFNYNYQIVNLSVPEFEFMQKCDANSTVAEILAGGQLGLDGVRMLLQQQLILLTPA